From one Tetragenococcus osmophilus genomic stretch:
- a CDS encoding ABC transporter ATP-binding protein, whose translation MRDITKEFGLFKANDRVNLRLKKGEIHALLGENGAGKSTLMNMLSGLLEPSSGKILINGKEVTIDGPNKANQLGIGMVHQHFMLVDAFTVTENIILGNEPSQLGKVDRKKARQEIMEVSKRYGLRVDPDSYVRDISVGMQQRVEILKTLYRGADVLIFDEPTAVLTPQEIDELIEIMQELVKEGKSIILITHKLDEIKAVADECTVIRRGQGIGTVTVKDVSSQDLADMMVGRSVVFKTDKQKATPKQTVLSIKDLVVKENRGIEAVKGLNLDVRAGEIVGIAGIDGNGQSELVQALTGLRKVESGTVQLNNEDITDLRPRKITESGVGHVPEDRHKYGMILDMSVAENFVLQNYYKSPFSRNGVLDYPSINKHAQSLIEEFDVRTVNEMVPARSLSGGNQQKAVVAREISRDPDLLVVANPTRGLDVGAIEFIHKRLINQRNNDKAVLLVSFELDEILNVSDRIAVIYDGKIVGVVKPEETSEQELGLLMAGSSLEKAREELAQQEVTANE comes from the coding sequence ATGCGCGATATTACAAAAGAATTCGGGCTCTTTAAGGCAAATGATCGAGTGAATTTGCGGCTGAAAAAAGGGGAAATCCATGCCTTATTAGGTGAAAATGGAGCAGGTAAGTCGACACTAATGAATATGCTGTCCGGTTTATTAGAACCTAGCTCTGGGAAAATTCTTATCAATGGAAAAGAAGTAACGATCGATGGCCCGAATAAAGCGAACCAGTTAGGGATTGGTATGGTGCATCAGCACTTTATGTTGGTTGATGCGTTTACTGTGACTGAAAATATTATTTTAGGAAACGAACCGAGTCAACTAGGCAAGGTGGATCGTAAAAAAGCTCGTCAAGAAATCATGGAAGTTTCGAAGCGTTATGGTTTACGTGTTGACCCAGACTCTTATGTGCGTGATATTTCAGTAGGAATGCAACAACGAGTGGAGATATTAAAAACATTATACCGAGGCGCAGATGTATTAATTTTTGATGAGCCAACAGCCGTATTAACTCCTCAAGAAATTGATGAACTCATTGAGATTATGCAGGAATTAGTTAAAGAGGGTAAGTCAATTATTCTTATTACGCATAAATTAGATGAAATCAAAGCTGTAGCTGATGAGTGTACCGTTATTCGTCGGGGACAAGGTATTGGAACAGTCACTGTAAAAGATGTCTCTTCACAAGATCTAGCAGATATGATGGTTGGGCGTTCTGTTGTTTTCAAAACCGATAAGCAAAAAGCGACTCCAAAACAAACAGTTTTATCCATAAAGGATTTAGTTGTTAAAGAAAACCGTGGTATTGAAGCGGTCAAAGGTCTTAATTTAGATGTCCGAGCCGGCGAAATCGTTGGGATCGCTGGTATCGATGGTAATGGTCAATCTGAACTCGTCCAAGCATTGACAGGCTTACGCAAGGTAGAAAGTGGAACAGTTCAACTAAATAATGAAGATATTACTGACTTACGTCCTAGAAAAATTACCGAAAGTGGCGTTGGACATGTTCCAGAAGACCGTCACAAGTACGGTATGATTTTGGATATGTCAGTAGCCGAAAATTTTGTTCTACAGAATTACTATAAGAGCCCTTTTAGTAGAAACGGAGTGCTAGATTATCCAAGTATTAACAAACACGCACAATCCTTAATAGAAGAATTTGATGTACGAACAGTTAACGAAATGGTACCTGCACGTTCCTTATCAGGAGGTAACCAGCAAAAAGCGGTAGTGGCACGTGAAATTAGCCGTGACCCTGATTTATTGGTTGTCGCTAATCCTACTCGTGGGTTAGATGTAGGAGCTATAGAGTTTATTCATAAGCGTTTAATTAATCAAAGAAATAACGATAAAGCTGTTCTTTTGGTTAGCTTTGAATTAGATGAAATATTAAACGTCTCTGATCGTATTGCAGTTATTTATGATGGAAAAATCGTTGGCGTGGTAAAACCAGAAGAAACTTCTGAACAAGAGCTTGGTTTATTAATGGCTGGCTCTTCTTTAGAAAAAGCTCGGGAAGAACTTGCTCAACAGGAGGTAACAGCCAATGAATAA
- a CDS encoding ABC transporter permease has translation MNNRNAKIRSILVPVLSVVLGLAIGAIIMAAFGFNPVVGYQSMLNASLGNQRSIGETLRQATPLILTALGFSIANSAGFFNIGLSGQALCGWVASVSFALIFPDLPKIILLPLCVILGALAGALAAAIPGVLRAYFGTSEVIVTIMMNYIVLYLSTFILQDAMPESFRSSLDSSNRITENASLSMESLSRFFGGSRVNAGLFIALVGLVVVWFIMKKTTLGYEIRAVGLNPNASEYAGMSSKRSIILSMVLSGTFAGLGGVVEGLGTYQNFFVQTESLTIGFDGLAVSLLGAGSSIGILLAALLFSVLQIGGLGMQTGAGVPFEIVNVVIALIIFFVAISYIMRVLLAKVMPDKRQKEVIQNLESSSGGQDEKGGDL, from the coding sequence ATGAATAATCGCAATGCAAAAATCCGGAGTATCTTAGTGCCTGTTTTGTCTGTTGTTTTAGGATTGGCTATTGGAGCAATCATCATGGCAGCTTTTGGTTTTAACCCGGTTGTAGGGTATCAATCGATGTTGAATGCTTCTTTGGGTAATCAAAGAAGTATAGGCGAAACATTGCGTCAAGCTACTCCTTTAATTCTTACTGCTTTGGGCTTTTCAATCGCAAACTCGGCCGGCTTTTTCAACATAGGTCTTTCTGGACAAGCTTTGTGCGGTTGGGTAGCTAGTGTTTCATTTGCTCTAATTTTCCCTGATTTACCTAAAATCATATTATTACCACTTTGTGTGATTTTGGGGGCTTTAGCTGGTGCACTTGCAGCGGCTATTCCTGGAGTTTTAAGAGCTTATTTTGGTACTAGTGAAGTGATTGTAACCATTATGATGAACTATATTGTGTTATATCTAAGTACCTTTATTTTGCAAGATGCTATGCCAGAAAGCTTTCGTTCTAGTTTGGACTCTTCCAATCGGATTACAGAAAATGCTAGTTTGAGTATGGAGAGTCTATCCCGCTTTTTTGGAGGCTCTCGAGTGAATGCAGGATTATTTATAGCTTTAGTTGGTTTGGTAGTCGTTTGGTTTATTATGAAAAAAACCACGCTTGGTTATGAAATACGAGCTGTAGGGCTAAACCCGAATGCTTCTGAGTATGCGGGAATGAGCAGTAAAAGGTCGATCATTTTGTCGATGGTACTTTCTGGTACTTTTGCTGGTTTAGGTGGCGTAGTAGAAGGGCTGGGAACTTATCAAAATTTCTTTGTCCAAACAGAGTCATTGACGATAGGCTTTGATGGGCTAGCGGTGTCCTTGTTAGGAGCAGGTTCATCGATTGGTATTTTACTTGCCGCCTTATTATTTAGTGTTTTACAAATTGGTGGTTTAGGTATGCAAACAGGAGCTGGGGTACCATTTGAAATTGTTAATGTAGTAATCGCATTAATTATCTTTTTTGTAGCGATTAGTTATATTATGCGTGTACTGCTAGCCAAAGTTATGCCAGATAAGAGACAGAAAGAAGTTATTCAGAATCTGGAATCATCTTCAGGTGGACAAGATGAAAAAGGAGGCGACCTATAA
- a CDS encoding ABC transporter permease — MSTIGLISLILTSALVYSTPLILTALGGTFSERSGVVNVGLEGIMVMGAFSGIVFNLENAGRFGGWTPWLGIAVGGLVGMLFSLLHATATVSFRADHIISGTVVNLMAPALGVFLIKVWYGKGQTDNIDSNLGYFSFPALENIPVIGDIFFKNTFLPAYLAIGIAIIAWYVISKTRFGLRLRSVGEHPQAADTLGVNVYLFRYSGVLLSGLLGGMGGAIFAQSISGNFSAGTIVGQGYISLAAMIFGKWNPLGAMGAAIFFGFAQSLSIIGAQLPVISSIPPVLLQIAPYLLTIIVLVLFLGRSSAPQASGKNYVKSK; from the coding sequence ATGTCGACAATAGGATTGATATCCTTGATTTTAACTTCCGCATTAGTCTATTCGACCCCTCTAATACTGACTGCATTAGGCGGAACGTTTTCAGAACGAAGCGGGGTTGTAAACGTAGGGCTAGAGGGTATTATGGTTATGGGCGCCTTTAGTGGCATCGTGTTTAACCTGGAAAATGCAGGAAGATTTGGTGGCTGGACGCCTTGGCTTGGAATTGCTGTGGGCGGTTTGGTAGGGATGTTGTTTTCTCTACTACATGCAACAGCTACGGTGAGCTTTCGTGCCGATCATATTATTAGTGGTACAGTAGTTAACTTAATGGCGCCAGCACTCGGAGTCTTTTTAATTAAAGTTTGGTATGGTAAAGGACAAACAGATAACATCGATAGTAATTTAGGTTACTTTTCTTTTCCAGCTTTAGAAAATATACCCGTTATTGGCGATATTTTCTTTAAAAATACTTTTTTACCTGCTTATTTAGCTATTGGTATTGCGATAATTGCTTGGTATGTTATTAGTAAAACACGATTTGGCTTGCGTTTACGTTCAGTTGGGGAACACCCACAAGCAGCCGATACACTAGGGGTAAATGTGTACCTGTTCCGTTATTCTGGTGTTTTACTTTCTGGTCTATTAGGTGGCATGGGCGGTGCAATTTTTGCACAGTCTATTTCAGGTAATTTTTCGGCAGGTACAATCGTTGGCCAAGGGTATATCTCACTAGCTGCGATGATTTTTGGTAAATGGAATCCATTAGGAGCAATGGGCGCGGCGATCTTCTTTGGCTTTGCGCAAAGTTTAAGTATTATTGGAGCACAACTTCCAGTTATTTCTTCCATACCTCCTGTACTTTTACAAATTGCACCTTATTTATTAACAATTATCGTTCTTGTTTTGTTCCTTGGGCGTTCTTCTGCTCCACAAGCGAGTGGGAAAAATTATGTTAAATCGAAGTAA
- a CDS encoding purine-nucleoside phosphorylase, whose translation MDSLQEKLKETTEFIQKQGVGEVEFGLILGSGLGELAEEIEDAKIITYDKVPHFPISTVTGHAGQLVYGTLAGKKVLAMQGRFHYYEGHSMQTVTYPVRVMAALKAHSLIVTNAAGGVNEDFKAGDLMLIADHINFMGSNPLFGPNEDEIGPRFPDMSEAYDMSYRQTAQKIAEKQGIPLKEGNYMAFSGPTYETPAEVRFARIAGGDAVGMSTVPEVIAACHSGLKVLGISCITNLAAGMQKSLNHDEVVKTTERVKADFKTLVKETLKVL comes from the coding sequence ATGGATTCGTTACAAGAAAAATTAAAAGAAACAACTGAATTTATTCAAAAACAAGGAGTAGGGGAAGTCGAATTTGGCTTAATTTTAGGTTCAGGGCTAGGAGAATTAGCAGAGGAAATTGAGGATGCAAAAATTATTACTTATGATAAAGTTCCGCATTTTCCTATTTCTACTGTTACAGGGCACGCGGGCCAGTTAGTCTATGGGACATTAGCAGGGAAAAAAGTGTTAGCGATGCAGGGCCGCTTTCATTATTATGAAGGCCATTCGATGCAGACGGTAACATATCCAGTGCGCGTAATGGCAGCATTAAAAGCACATTCTCTAATTGTGACGAATGCAGCGGGCGGCGTAAATGAAGATTTTAAAGCTGGGGACTTAATGTTAATCGCTGATCATATTAATTTTATGGGAAGTAACCCTCTTTTTGGGCCGAATGAAGATGAGATAGGACCGCGGTTCCCTGATATGAGTGAAGCTTATGATATGAGTTATCGGCAAACTGCACAAAAAATAGCAGAAAAACAAGGAATACCATTAAAAGAAGGAAACTATATGGCTTTTTCTGGACCGACTTATGAAACCCCGGCAGAAGTTCGTTTTGCACGGATTGCTGGAGGGGATGCTGTTGGCATGTCTACAGTTCCTGAAGTTATTGCGGCTTGTCATAGTGGTTTAAAAGTGTTGGGGATCTCTTGTATTACTAATTTAGCGGCTGGCATGCAAAAAAGCTTAAATCACGATGAAGTTGTAAAAACCACCGAGCGTGTAAAAGCTGATTTTAAAACATTGGTCAAAGAGACTTTAAAGGTATTATAA
- the deoD gene encoding purine-nucleoside phosphorylase has translation MSVHIEAKPGEIADKILLPGDPLRAKYIAETFLEDPVCYNQVRGMLGYTGIYKGERVSVQGTGMGMPSATIYAQELIESYGVKRLIRVGTCGALSEEVHVRDLILAQGAVTSSAMVQKNFQKFYYSPIADFHLLKTAYEVANKQGFTTHVGNILSEDSFYKEDMTETFQLAELGIKGVEMEAAALYYLGAKFNVQAVAICTVSDHMITGEETTSLERQTTFDEMIKVGLETALN, from the coding sequence ATGAGTGTGCATATTGAAGCAAAACCGGGAGAAATTGCTGATAAAATATTACTTCCTGGCGACCCTTTGCGGGCAAAATATATTGCTGAAACATTTTTAGAAGACCCGGTTTGTTACAATCAAGTTCGAGGGATGCTAGGGTATACTGGAATTTATAAAGGAGAGCGTGTATCAGTCCAAGGGACTGGGATGGGTATGCCTTCTGCAACGATTTATGCCCAAGAATTGATCGAATCTTATGGTGTGAAGCGACTTATAAGAGTAGGTACCTGTGGAGCACTTTCAGAAGAAGTGCATGTTAGAGATCTAATTTTAGCTCAAGGAGCTGTAACGAGTTCTGCTATGGTACAAAAGAATTTCCAAAAATTTTATTATTCCCCGATTGCTGACTTTCATTTATTAAAGACAGCTTACGAAGTTGCTAACAAACAAGGATTTACTACGCATGTAGGAAATATCTTGTCAGAGGATTCTTTTTATAAAGAAGATATGACAGAAACATTTCAACTTGCTGAATTAGGAATTAAAGGTGTTGAAATGGAAGCTGCGGCCTTATACTATCTAGGAGCTAAATTTAATGTACAAGCTGTAGCCATTTGTACTGTTAGTGATCATATGATTACAGGAGAAGAAACAACATCACTTGAAAGACAAACCACATTTGATGAAATGATTAAAGTTGGTTTGGAGACGGCTTTGAATTAA
- a CDS encoding iron-containing alcohol dehydrogenase has translation MENFDFHVTTDIRFGKDRLSELSDVLNNFGKNVLLVYGGGSIKKSGLYDELYDQLNQNGNHVVELAGVDPNPRIETVQKGVQLCKENDVDVVLPVGGGSVIDCSKAIAASVFVEGDLWENFVIQRNYEGPALPIVTILTLAATGSEMNGTCVISNMDAQIKLGVHGKSLLPKVSFLDPTNTYSVNAYQTAAGSADILSHLIENYFNATPGTEVQDEIAEGLMKTVIKYLPVALDEPDNYTARANLMWASTLALNGLVGNGKKGSWSCHAMEHELSAFYDITHGVGLAIIIPRWMGHILDENTIPKFQRFAQEIWGVDEEDPKRAAEIGIQRFYDFLASCGIPMTLPEVGIQTEEDLQEMAHRAVEHSSISTKGFVPLNEDDVESIYRACMEDASFV, from the coding sequence ATGGAAAATTTTGATTTTCATGTAACGACAGATATCCGTTTTGGTAAAGATCGATTAAGCGAGCTTTCCGATGTTCTAAATAACTTTGGCAAAAACGTATTGTTAGTTTACGGGGGAGGGAGTATTAAAAAGAGCGGTCTTTATGACGAATTATATGATCAGTTGAATCAAAACGGTAATCATGTAGTTGAATTAGCTGGTGTTGACCCCAATCCAAGGATTGAAACTGTACAAAAGGGAGTACAGTTATGTAAAGAAAACGATGTTGACGTTGTATTGCCTGTAGGTGGCGGTTCTGTAATTGATTGTAGTAAAGCTATTGCAGCAAGCGTATTTGTTGAAGGTGATCTATGGGAAAATTTTGTTATACAGCGAAATTATGAAGGCCCTGCCTTGCCTATTGTAACTATCCTTACTTTGGCGGCTACAGGAAGTGAAATGAACGGTACTTGCGTTATTTCAAATATGGACGCTCAAATAAAACTTGGTGTGCACGGAAAGAGCTTATTGCCTAAAGTTTCTTTTCTTGACCCAACCAATACGTATAGCGTTAATGCCTATCAAACAGCTGCTGGTTCAGCAGACATTCTTAGCCACTTGATAGAAAACTATTTTAATGCTACCCCAGGTACAGAAGTACAAGATGAAATAGCAGAAGGCTTGATGAAAACTGTTATTAAGTATTTACCAGTTGCTTTGGACGAACCAGATAATTATACGGCAAGGGCTAATTTAATGTGGGCCAGTACCCTTGCTTTAAATGGTTTAGTTGGTAATGGGAAAAAAGGCTCTTGGTCATGTCACGCAATGGAGCATGAATTAAGTGCGTTTTATGATATTACTCATGGCGTTGGTTTGGCTATTATTATACCGCGTTGGATGGGACATATTTTAGATGAGAATACTATTCCTAAATTTCAACGGTTTGCTCAAGAAATTTGGGGTGTAGACGAAGAGGACCCTAAACGAGCAGCAGAGATAGGTATTCAAAGATTTTATGATTTCCTAGCTTCTTGTGGCATCCCGATGACTTTACCGGAAGTAGGAATTCAAACAGAAGAAGATCTTCAAGAAATGGCTCATCGTGCGGTAGAACATAGCTCGATTTCCACTAAAGGATTCGTGCCATTAAATGAAGATGATGTAGAATCTATTTACCGTGCTTGCATGGAAGATGCTTCTTTTGTATAA
- the gpmA gene encoding 2,3-diphosphoglycerate-dependent phosphoglycerate mutase encodes MPKLIFARHGKSEWNKANKFTGWVDVDLAPEGIEEAKDAGQKLKEAGIEFDIAYTSVLTRAIKTCHYILEETDQLWVPEVKSWRLNERHYGALQGLDKQNTRDKYGDEQVHIWRRSYDVLPPLTDPEPDRRYADLDPSTIPGGENLKVTLERALPFWEDHIAPDLRAGKTVLVAAHGNSLRALAKHIEGISDDDIMDLEIPTGKPSVYELNDDLSVKDKYYL; translated from the coding sequence ATGCCAAAACTAATTTTTGCACGTCACGGTAAAAGTGAATGGAACAAAGCAAACAAATTTACCGGTTGGGTTGATGTTGACTTAGCTCCAGAAGGTATAGAAGAAGCAAAAGACGCAGGTCAAAAACTTAAAGAAGCTGGTATCGAATTTGATATTGCTTATACTTCTGTTTTGACACGTGCGATCAAAACTTGTCATTATATATTGGAAGAAACAGATCAATTATGGGTCCCTGAAGTAAAATCTTGGCGTTTAAACGAACGACACTATGGTGCTTTGCAAGGATTAGACAAACAAAACACGCGCGATAAATATGGAGATGAACAAGTGCATATCTGGCGTCGTTCTTATGACGTACTTCCTCCATTAACAGACCCTGAACCTGATCGTCGTTATGCTGATCTAGATCCAAGCACAATCCCTGGTGGCGAAAACTTAAAAGTTACCCTAGAAAGGGCACTACCATTTTGGGAAGACCATATCGCTCCTGACTTGCGGGCAGGAAAAACTGTTTTAGTTGCAGCACATGGTAATTCTTTACGTGCTTTAGCAAAACATATTGAAGGAATCTCAGACGATGATATTATGGATCTTGAAATCCCTACAGGAAAACCTAGTGTTTACGAATTAAACGATGATTTATCTGTTAAAGACAAATATTATTTATAA
- a CDS encoding ISLre2 family transposase, whose amino-acid sequence MESIVTDLVEVMKKETNFLAREKAMMVFFAQLLATITQLAFQILDAEVSTQCKKEGFQVDRKSERTVTFLFGSVTYVRRRMKNQANEIRYPLDEFLGIRKSFRYSSLVLRNVSQLGSIMVYRHVSQAIDCLTSWRMSHQNVQQLVVKTGELIQTRSTHESRYDGIISKKKVPYLYLEGDGVKIGGQKKQSLEIHRFQVCEGSQKVGNRTEMIAPHFVSHLNRQQAQKEIMNYIQAHYDLTNTVVVSNSDGGSGYEKAVFDELSLGCLRHEHFRDRYHVHRKIKERLSFVPQLQNRMIQAIQHYNWPEVQLVLDTSESLIEEKEAETLEQLRLLHHYLQRNWPYLKPRKARGIVDPKACIGTIESTHRKMTYRMKRQGRLWTKTGAQAMIRVIDSLRNQEFDGWLNQYEALPNDVVAQEKRWKAMKRWVQKKPNFQTHEGALKGKIGEGKAKSAPLGQFAKGLEQLITTPNYI is encoded by the coding sequence ATGGAATCTATTGTAACAGATTTAGTTGAAGTAATGAAGAAGGAAACGAATTTTTTAGCAAGGGAAAAAGCCATGATGGTCTTTTTTGCCCAACTCCTAGCGACGATAACACAACTTGCTTTTCAAATTCTCGATGCGGAGGTTTCGACCCAATGCAAGAAGGAAGGCTTTCAAGTGGATCGTAAAAGTGAACGAACGGTGACTTTTTTATTTGGCAGCGTGACCTATGTTCGCCGCCGAATGAAAAATCAAGCCAATGAAATTCGTTATCCTTTGGATGAATTTCTAGGGATTCGAAAGAGCTTCCGTTATAGTTCTCTTGTGCTACGCAACGTTTCTCAATTGGGGTCCATCATGGTCTATCGTCACGTTTCCCAAGCGATTGATTGTTTGACTTCTTGGCGTATGAGCCACCAAAATGTGCAACAACTGGTGGTCAAAACCGGGGAACTGATTCAGACGCGAAGTACTCATGAAAGTCGCTACGACGGGATCATTTCTAAGAAAAAAGTGCCCTATTTATATTTAGAAGGCGACGGAGTGAAGATTGGCGGTCAGAAGAAGCAGTCGCTAGAAATCCATCGTTTTCAAGTATGTGAAGGGAGCCAGAAAGTCGGGAATCGCACGGAAATGATCGCCCCGCACTTTGTCAGTCATCTTAACCGACAACAAGCGCAAAAAGAAATAATGAACTATATTCAAGCGCATTATGATCTAACAAATACCGTTGTCGTTTCCAATAGTGACGGTGGTTCAGGCTATGAAAAAGCCGTGTTTGATGAACTTTCCTTAGGTTGTTTACGTCATGAACACTTTCGTGATCGGTATCATGTCCATCGGAAAATCAAAGAACGCCTGTCTTTTGTCCCGCAACTTCAAAATCGGATGATCCAGGCGATTCAACATTATAATTGGCCAGAGGTCCAGCTTGTCTTAGACACCTCGGAAAGTTTGATCGAAGAAAAGGAAGCTGAAACCTTGGAACAATTACGCTTACTCCATCATTATCTTCAAAGGAATTGGCCGTATTTAAAACCTCGGAAAGCCCGAGGAATCGTGGATCCCAAAGCTTGTATTGGCACAATCGAAAGCACCCATCGGAAGATGACCTACCGGATGAAGCGCCAAGGACGGTTATGGACAAAAACGGGCGCGCAGGCCATGATTCGTGTCATTGATAGTTTAAGAAACCAAGAATTTGATGGTTGGTTGAACCAATATGAAGCTCTTCCTAACGACGTGGTCGCCCAGGAAAAGCGTTGGAAAGCCATGAAACGTTGGGTACAGAAAAAGCCTAACTTTCAAACGCATGAAGGGGCCTTGAAGGGGAAAATCGGCGAAGGAAAAGCCAAAAGTGCGCCCTTAGGCCAATTCGCCAAAGGGTTGGAGCAATTAATAACGACACCGAATTATATCTAA
- the rpiA gene encoding ribose-5-phosphate isomerase RpiA, which translates to MNLKEDVGIKAANYVKDGMTVGLGTGSTAYYMIKEIGRKIKEEKLNVVGVPTSTVSKQQAIDIGIPIKSIDEVKKVDLIIDGADEISTDYQGMKGGGAALLFEKIVATYTDQVIWIVDESKMVDKLGEFPLPVEVIPYGQHQLFHLFAQKGYHPSFRMENDQMKITDSGHSIIDLNLTQIDNPEKLAKELDETVGVVEHGLFLNMVNTVIIGKQSGAQTISNIR; encoded by the coding sequence TTGAACCTAAAAGAAGACGTGGGGATTAAAGCAGCTAATTATGTTAAAGATGGTATGACTGTAGGTCTTGGAACAGGGTCTACAGCTTATTATATGATTAAAGAAATTGGGCGCAAAATAAAGGAAGAAAAACTAAATGTTGTCGGTGTGCCTACTTCTACTGTTTCAAAACAACAAGCAATAGACATTGGAATTCCTATCAAATCTATCGATGAAGTAAAAAAAGTCGACCTTATTATCGATGGAGCAGATGAGATAAGCACAGACTATCAAGGAATGAAAGGCGGAGGAGCGGCTTTACTTTTTGAAAAAATTGTCGCAACTTATACTGACCAAGTGATTTGGATCGTGGACGAGTCCAAGATGGTTGATAAGCTAGGAGAATTTCCTCTGCCCGTTGAAGTCATACCTTACGGACAACATCAATTGTTTCATTTATTTGCACAAAAGGGATATCATCCAAGCTTTCGAATGGAAAATGACCAAATGAAGATAACGGATAGCGGCCATTCCATCATTGATCTAAATTTAACTCAAATCGATAACCCAGAAAAACTTGCCAAAGAATTGGACGAAACCGTAGGCGTTGTAGAACACGGTCTATTCTTAAATATGGTCAACACCGTTATTATAGGAAAACAAAGCGGAGCACAAACCATTTCTAATATCCGATAA
- the rpsL gene encoding 30S ribosomal protein S12, which produces MPTINQLVRKPRKTKSEISDSPALNKGYNSLRNKPTTVYSPQKRGVAMRVGTMTPKKPNSALRKYARVRLSNLIEVTAYIPGIGHNLQEHSVVLIRGGRVKDLPGVRYHIVRGALDTAGVNDRKTSRSKYGTKKPKS; this is translated from the coding sequence ATGCCTACAATTAATCAATTAGTACGTAAGCCTCGTAAAACAAAAAGTGAAATATCTGATTCACCAGCATTAAACAAAGGATATAATAGTTTAAGAAACAAACCAACAACTGTATATTCTCCGCAAAAGCGTGGGGTAGCAATGCGTGTCGGTACAATGACCCCTAAAAAACCTAACTCTGCTTTGCGTAAGTATGCTCGTGTTCGTTTATCAAATTTAATTGAAGTAACAGCTTATATCCCAGGTATTGGTCATAACCTACAAGAACACAGTGTGGTATTAATCCGCGGTGGTCGTGTTAAAGACTTGCCAGGGGTACGTTATCATATTGTACGTGGTGCATTAGATACTGCGGGAGTTAATGACCGTAAAACATCTCGTTCAAAATATGGTACGAAAAAACCTAAATCTTAA
- the rpsG gene encoding 30S ribosomal protein S7, with the protein MSRKGAVAKRDVLPDPIYNSKLVTRLINRVMIDGKRGTASSIIYNAFDNIKETTGNEPLDVFEQAMKNIMPVLEVKARRVGGSNYQVPVEVRPERRTTLGLRWMVNYARLRGEHSMEERLAKEIMDAANNTGGSVKRREDTHKMAESNRAFAHYRW; encoded by the coding sequence ATGTCTCGTAAAGGTGCTGTAGCAAAACGCGATGTTTTACCAGATCCTATTTATAATTCAAAATTAGTGACACGTTTAATTAATCGTGTAATGATCGATGGTAAACGCGGTACTGCTTCAAGTATTATTTATAATGCGTTTGATAATATTAAAGAAACTACAGGTAACGAACCTTTAGATGTTTTCGAACAAGCAATGAAAAACATCATGCCTGTCTTAGAAGTGAAAGCTCGTCGTGTAGGAGGTTCTAACTACCAAGTACCAGTAGAAGTACGCCCTGAACGTCGTACGACTTTAGGTCTTCGCTGGATGGTAAATTACGCGCGTTTGCGTGGAGAACATTCTATGGAAGAGCGGTTAGCTAAAGAAATAATGGACGCAGCTAACAATACTGGCGGTTCTGTCAAAAGACGTGAAGATACACATAAAATGGCAGAATCAAACCGAGCATTTGCTCACTATCGCTGGTAA